One genomic segment of Micromonospora sp. WMMC415 includes these proteins:
- a CDS encoding DoxX family protein: MKPVRSLARAMLSGIFVVSGARNFANPGRLVAAAQPVTERVTPLLERAHPRIPTDTETLVRANAVVQLGAGLMLATGKFTRPAALVLAGTLVPVTIAGHPFWNNDDPAAKVNNQIHFLKNLGLFGGLLLAAADTEGKPGLRWRTGHRIGHSRRSVQRAVRTARREARIAVRSAATARRLPG, encoded by the coding sequence ATGAAACCCGTACGCTCCCTCGCCCGTGCCATGCTGAGCGGCATCTTCGTGGTCAGTGGGGCCCGCAACTTCGCCAACCCGGGCCGGCTCGTCGCCGCCGCCCAGCCGGTGACCGAACGGGTGACCCCGCTGCTGGAGCGGGCCCACCCCCGCATTCCCACCGACACCGAGACGCTGGTCCGGGCCAACGCGGTGGTGCAGCTCGGCGCCGGCCTGATGCTCGCCACGGGGAAGTTCACCCGACCGGCGGCGCTCGTACTGGCGGGTACCCTCGTCCCGGTCACGATCGCCGGTCATCCCTTCTGGAACAACGACGACCCGGCGGCGAAGGTCAACAACCAGATCCACTTCCTCAAGAACCTCGGCCTCTTCGGCGGCCTGCTGCTCGCCGCCGCCGACACCGAAGGGAAGCCCGGTCTGCGGTGGCGCACCGGCCACCGGATCGGCCACTCGCGACGTTCGGTGCAGCGAGCTGTCCGTACCGCCCGCCGAGAGGCCCGAATCGCCGTACGATCAGCAGCGACGGCTCGACGCCTCCCCGGCTGA
- a CDS encoding GNAT family N-acetyltransferase — translation MTTLRLRPEDPADTGAVRRVLAAAFARPDVSTPPEVGLVDELRASDAWQPELAMVAEYGGEIVGYALLTRVRVRSDQGDAPALALGPVAVAPHRQRIGLGTAVVQAALDAATELGERLVVVLGDPAYYRRFGFDRADQMGLTSPWSGLGEPWQALELPPAASGEGPPPRGEVLFPPPWAKV, via the coding sequence GTGACGACACTGCGGCTCCGCCCGGAGGACCCGGCCGACACCGGCGCGGTCCGGCGCGTGCTGGCCGCCGCCTTCGCCCGTCCGGACGTGAGCACGCCGCCCGAGGTGGGTCTCGTCGACGAGCTGCGTGCCAGCGACGCCTGGCAGCCGGAGCTGGCCATGGTCGCCGAGTACGGGGGCGAGATCGTCGGCTACGCCCTGCTCACCCGGGTCCGGGTGCGCTCCGATCAGGGCGACGCGCCGGCGCTGGCCCTCGGCCCGGTGGCGGTCGCCCCGCACCGGCAGCGGATCGGGCTGGGCACGGCGGTGGTGCAGGCCGCCCTCGACGCGGCCACCGAGCTGGGCGAGCGCCTGGTGGTGGTGCTCGGCGACCCCGCGTACTACCGGCGGTTCGGCTTCGACCGTGCCGACCAGATGGGCCTCACCAGCCCCTGGTCCGGCCTCGGCGAGCCGTGGCAGGCGCTGGAGCTGCCGCCCGCCGCCAGCGGGGAGGGCCCGCCACCGCGGGGCGAGGTGCTCTTCCCGCCCCCGTGGGCCAAGGTCTGA
- a CDS encoding ATP-binding protein — MDPVRNPYAPGAGQRPPELAGRGRELDVFDIVLERIARGRPERSLMLTGLRGVGKTVLLNTLRSQAINGLWGSGKIEARPDQSLRRPIAAALHMAVRELAPRHRAPDRIDAFLGVLKAFAQRSAPTGRGGAGPKLRDRWQPGIDVPAATGRADSGDIEIDLVELLSDAAAIAEDVGTGIAIFIDEMQDLGPEDVSALCAACHELSQLGSPLIVVGAGLPHLPAVLSAAKSYSERLFRYQRIDRLDRIAADQALCAPAEREEVEYEQKALDLLYEKSGGYPYFVQAYGKATWDHAPRSPITAADVRVAAPEAEAELAVGFFGSRFERATPAEREYMRAMATLSLVEGETDGGGRDDMDAAVPTAEIARALGRKPASLSPARDALIKKGLIYSGERGTVAFTVPHFGRYLRTQPA; from the coding sequence GTGGATCCGGTCCGCAACCCGTACGCCCCGGGCGCCGGCCAGCGCCCGCCCGAGCTGGCTGGGCGGGGGCGCGAGCTGGACGTCTTCGACATCGTGCTGGAACGCATCGCCCGTGGCCGACCCGAACGCAGCCTGATGCTCACCGGGCTGCGCGGAGTGGGCAAGACGGTACTGCTCAACACACTGCGCTCGCAGGCGATCAACGGGCTCTGGGGCAGCGGCAAGATCGAGGCGCGGCCCGACCAGTCGTTGCGCCGCCCGATCGCCGCCGCGCTGCACATGGCGGTCCGGGAGCTGGCACCCCGGCACCGCGCCCCGGACCGGATCGACGCGTTCCTCGGCGTCCTCAAGGCATTCGCGCAGCGCTCGGCCCCGACCGGGCGCGGTGGCGCGGGCCCGAAGCTACGCGACCGCTGGCAACCCGGCATCGACGTGCCCGCCGCCACCGGCCGGGCCGACTCCGGCGACATCGAGATCGACCTGGTCGAGCTGCTCTCCGACGCCGCCGCGATCGCCGAGGACGTCGGCACCGGCATCGCGATCTTCATCGACGAGATGCAGGACCTCGGCCCGGAGGACGTGTCCGCGCTCTGCGCCGCGTGCCACGAGCTGTCCCAGCTCGGCTCACCGCTGATCGTGGTCGGCGCGGGCCTGCCGCACCTGCCGGCCGTGCTCAGCGCCGCCAAGTCGTACTCGGAGCGGCTCTTCCGCTACCAGCGCATCGACCGGCTGGACCGGATCGCCGCCGATCAGGCACTGTGCGCGCCGGCCGAGCGCGAGGAGGTCGAGTACGAGCAGAAGGCACTCGACCTGCTCTACGAGAAGTCCGGCGGCTACCCGTACTTCGTCCAGGCGTACGGGAAGGCGACCTGGGACCACGCGCCCCGCTCGCCGATCACCGCCGCCGACGTGCGGGTGGCGGCCCCCGAGGCGGAAGCGGAGCTGGCGGTCGGCTTCTTCGGCTCCCGGTTCGAGCGGGCCACCCCCGCCGAACGCGAGTACATGCGCGCCATGGCGACACTGTCCCTGGTCGAGGGCGAGACCGACGGCGGCGGTCGGGACGACATGGACGCCGCCGTGCCGACGGCCGAGATCGCCCGGGCCCTGGGCCGCAAGCCCGCGAGTCTCTCCCCGGCTCGGGACGCCCTGATCAAGAAGGGCCTGATCTACTCCGGCGAGCGCGGCACGGTCGCCTTCACCGTCCCTCACTTCGGCCGCTACCTGCGTACCCAACCGGCGTGA
- a CDS encoding EamA family transporter, whose amino-acid sequence MSSPPPSATPTTGPAAVSGGPGIAPALVWTALLLVYVLWGSTYLGIRIAVESLPPLASAALRFAAAGLVLAVVLRLRRGPGALRVDRRQLRSAALVGVLLLAGGNGLVVLAESGPPGVAVPSGIAALLVATVPLLVVLLRSATGDRPGLATLGGVTLGFAGLVLLVLPTGGVGAVPLVGALTVVAGATSWSVGSFLSGRLPMPADPFVATVYEMFAGAAVLALLAVGRGELRGFDAGAVTARSWWALAYLMVFGSLVAFTAYVWLLHHAPISLVSTYAYVNPVVAVALGALLVAEPVTPQVLLGGAVIVAGVALVVTTERPARR is encoded by the coding sequence ATGAGCTCACCTCCGCCAAGTGCGACACCGACCACCGGCCCGGCCGCCGTCTCCGGCGGGCCCGGCATCGCCCCCGCGCTCGTCTGGACGGCACTGCTGCTGGTGTACGTCCTCTGGGGCTCGACCTACCTGGGCATCCGGATCGCCGTGGAGTCGCTGCCACCCCTGGCCTCGGCGGCGCTCCGGTTCGCGGCCGCCGGCCTGGTCCTCGCGGTCGTGCTGCGGCTGCGCCGCGGCCCCGGCGCCCTGCGGGTCGACCGGCGTCAGCTCCGCTCCGCCGCGCTGGTCGGCGTGCTCCTGCTGGCCGGCGGCAACGGGCTCGTGGTGCTCGCCGAGTCCGGGCCGCCGGGCGTGGCGGTGCCGTCCGGGATCGCCGCGCTGCTCGTGGCCACCGTGCCGCTGCTGGTGGTGCTGCTGCGCTCCGCCACCGGCGACCGGCCGGGACTCGCCACGCTCGGTGGGGTGACGCTGGGCTTCGCCGGCCTCGTCCTGCTGGTGCTGCCGACCGGCGGAGTGGGGGCGGTGCCGCTGGTCGGCGCGTTGACCGTGGTCGCGGGGGCGACGAGCTGGTCCGTCGGCTCGTTCCTGTCCGGCCGGCTGCCGATGCCGGCCGACCCGTTCGTCGCCACGGTGTACGAGATGTTCGCCGGGGCGGCGGTGCTCGCACTTCTCGCGGTGGGGCGCGGAGAGCTGCGCGGCTTCGATGCGGGCGCGGTCACCGCCCGGTCGTGGTGGGCGCTGGCGTACCTGATGGTGTTCGGCTCGCTGGTGGCCTTCACCGCGTACGTGTGGCTGCTTCACCACGCCCCGATCTCGCTGGTCAGCACGTACGCGTACGTCAACCCGGTGGTCGCGGTGGCGCTCGGCGCGCTGCTCGTGGCGGAACCGGTCACGCCGCAGGTACTGCTGGGCGGCGCCGTGATCGTCGCGGGCGTCGCGTTGGTGGTCACGACGGAACGCCCGGCCCGCCGCTGA
- a CDS encoding UvrD-helicase domain-containing protein — translation MPPISAAPPGGLPPFVADLHIHSKYSRACSRDLTLPNLGWWARRKGVAVLGTGDFTHPAWYDHLRETLHPAEPGLHRLSPEAERDIARRLPPRLASEAETDPVRFMLSVEISTIYKRDDRTRKVHHLIYLPDLDAVARFNTALGRIGNLGSDGRPILGLDSRDLLEITLEASPDGYLVPAHIWTPWFSALGSKSGFDAIADCYADLAEHIFAVETGLSSDPGMNWRVGSLDRYQLVSNSDAHSPPALAREATVFTSDRDYFAIREALRTGDGLAGTIEFFPEEGKYHADGHRLCGVNWAPERTRAAGGRCPECGKPLTVGVLSRVEELADRPEGHRPAHARDVTHLVPLAEILGEINKVGPRSKRVEGKLNELVAALGPELEILTHTPLDEIGRVGGDLLAEGIGRLRRGEVRRVPGYDGEYGVITLFDPAELGGGGGPATQETLFDVPVPAQRRPVEPAPKPKAKRPAAKPEPKRAAPPPPPIAPPPSPHEPFEPMLSGMEEVGTGLLDRLDAMQRVAASAPGGPLLIVAGPGTGKTRTLTHRIAYLCAELNVFPEHCLAITFTRRAAEELRHRLDGLLGPVAEDVTVGTFHSVGLQILRENAGAAGLPADFRIADDADRAAARVEAGDDRDSYLALLRKQDLVDLDELLTLPLALLRADRKLVQAYRDRWRWIFVDEYQDVDEVQYELLRLLSPADGNLCAIGDPDQAIYSFRGADVGYFLRFSQDFTDARLVRLNRNYRSSAPILAAAVQAIAPSSLVRGRRLDPARLDPEAPLVGRYAATSVADEADFVVRTVDELVGGLSHRSLDSGRIDGRTTTLSFSDIAVLYRTDSQAAPIVDALTRANIPVQKRSHDRLRDRPGVAAIARELRHANGLGGGLPARVRLAGQLVAERFATPTLDGSGTVRPDDVRVAVDLLTPLARRCGDDLELFLSQLATGAEVDALDPRAEAVTLLTLHAAKGLEFPVVFLVGAEDGLLPLRWPGSEPDDDAVAEERRLFFVGLTRAQDRLYVSHAARRIRQGTERDCRPSPFLDTIDPGLFERLGETEPRRPKDRQLRLI, via the coding sequence GTGCCTCCGATCAGCGCCGCACCCCCCGGTGGCCTCCCGCCCTTCGTCGCGGACCTGCACATCCACTCGAAGTACTCGCGCGCGTGCAGCCGTGACCTCACCCTGCCGAACCTCGGCTGGTGGGCCCGGCGCAAGGGCGTCGCCGTGCTCGGCACCGGTGACTTCACGCACCCCGCCTGGTACGACCACCTCCGCGAGACCCTGCACCCGGCCGAGCCGGGCCTGCACCGGCTGAGCCCGGAGGCCGAGCGGGACATCGCGCGCCGGCTGCCGCCGCGGCTCGCCAGCGAGGCGGAGACCGACCCGGTCCGGTTCATGCTCAGCGTGGAGATCTCCACGATCTACAAGCGCGACGACCGGACGCGCAAGGTGCACCACCTGATCTACCTGCCCGACCTGGACGCGGTGGCCCGCTTCAACACCGCGCTCGGGCGGATCGGGAACCTCGGGTCGGACGGCCGTCCGATCCTCGGTCTCGACTCCCGAGACCTGCTGGAGATCACCCTGGAGGCGAGCCCGGACGGGTACCTGGTGCCGGCGCACATCTGGACGCCGTGGTTCTCCGCGCTCGGCTCCAAGTCCGGCTTCGACGCCATCGCCGACTGCTACGCCGACCTGGCCGAGCACATCTTCGCGGTGGAAACCGGTCTCTCCTCCGACCCGGGGATGAACTGGCGGGTCGGCAGCCTCGACCGCTACCAGCTGGTGTCGAACTCCGACGCGCACTCCCCGCCGGCGCTGGCCCGGGAGGCCACGGTGTTCACCTCCGACCGGGACTACTTCGCCATCCGCGAGGCGCTGCGGACCGGCGACGGGCTGGCCGGGACGATCGAGTTCTTCCCGGAAGAGGGGAAGTACCACGCGGACGGTCACCGGCTCTGCGGCGTCAACTGGGCGCCGGAGCGGACCCGGGCGGCCGGCGGGCGCTGCCCGGAGTGCGGCAAGCCGCTGACCGTCGGCGTCCTCAGCCGGGTCGAGGAGCTGGCCGACCGGCCCGAGGGGCACCGGCCGGCCCACGCCCGCGACGTCACCCACCTGGTGCCGCTGGCCGAGATCCTCGGCGAGATCAACAAGGTGGGCCCCCGGTCGAAGAGGGTCGAGGGCAAGCTCAACGAGCTGGTCGCCGCGCTCGGCCCGGAGCTGGAGATCCTCACCCATACGCCGCTGGACGAGATCGGCCGGGTCGGCGGCGACCTGCTCGCCGAGGGGATCGGCCGGCTGCGCCGCGGCGAGGTCCGCCGGGTGCCGGGCTACGACGGCGAGTACGGCGTCATCACCCTCTTCGACCCGGCCGAGCTGGGCGGCGGCGGTGGGCCGGCCACCCAGGAGACGCTGTTCGACGTACCCGTGCCGGCGCAGCGCCGGCCGGTGGAGCCGGCGCCGAAGCCGAAGGCCAAGCGCCCGGCGGCGAAGCCGGAGCCGAAGCGGGCGGCGCCGCCCCCGCCTCCGATCGCGCCGCCGCCCTCACCGCACGAGCCGTTCGAGCCGATGCTGTCCGGGATGGAGGAGGTCGGTACGGGCCTGCTCGACCGGCTGGACGCGATGCAGCGGGTCGCCGCCTCCGCGCCGGGCGGGCCGCTGCTGATCGTCGCCGGCCCGGGCACCGGCAAGACCCGCACCCTGACCCACCGGATCGCGTACCTGTGCGCGGAGCTGAACGTCTTCCCGGAGCACTGCCTGGCGATCACGTTCACCCGGCGGGCCGCCGAGGAGCTGCGGCACCGCCTGGACGGGCTGCTCGGGCCGGTCGCCGAGGACGTCACCGTCGGCACGTTCCACTCGGTGGGCCTCCAGATCCTGCGGGAGAACGCCGGGGCCGCCGGGCTGCCGGCGGACTTCCGGATCGCCGACGACGCGGACCGGGCGGCGGCCCGGGTGGAGGCCGGCGACGACCGGGACAGCTACCTCGCACTGCTGCGCAAGCAGGACCTGGTCGACCTGGACGAGCTGCTCACGCTCCCGCTGGCGCTGCTGCGGGCCGACCGGAAGCTGGTGCAGGCGTACCGGGACCGGTGGCGGTGGATCTTCGTCGACGAGTACCAGGACGTCGACGAGGTGCAGTACGAGCTGCTGCGGCTGCTCAGCCCCGCCGACGGCAACCTCTGCGCGATCGGCGACCCGGACCAGGCGATCTACTCCTTCCGGGGCGCCGACGTCGGGTACTTCCTGCGCTTCTCGCAGGACTTCACCGACGCCCGGCTGGTCCGGCTCAACCGCAACTACCGCTCGTCGGCCCCGATCCTGGCCGCCGCGGTGCAGGCGATCGCACCGTCGTCGCTGGTCCGGGGCCGCCGGCTGGACCCGGCGCGGCTCGACCCGGAGGCCCCGCTGGTCGGCCGGTACGCCGCCACGTCCGTCGCCGACGAGGCCGACTTCGTCGTCCGTACGGTCGACGAGCTGGTCGGCGGGCTCTCGCACCGCTCGCTCGACTCGGGACGGATCGACGGGCGGACGACCACGCTGTCGTTCTCCGACATCGCCGTGCTCTACCGCACCGACTCGCAGGCGGCGCCGATCGTGGACGCGCTGACCCGGGCGAACATCCCGGTGCAGAAGCGCTCGCACGACCGGCTGCGCGACCGGCCCGGGGTGGCCGCCATCGCCCGCGAGCTGCGGCACGCCAACGGCCTCGGCGGTGGCCTGCCGGCCCGGGTGCGCCTCGCCGGCCAGCTGGTCGCCGAGCGCTTCGCCACGCCCACCCTCGACGGGTCGGGCACGGTCCGGCCGGACGACGTGCGGGTGGCGGTCGACCTGCTCACCCCGCTGGCCCGGCGCTGCGGCGACGACCTGGAGCTGTTCCTGTCCCAGCTCGCCACCGGCGCGGAGGTGGACGCCCTCGACCCGCGCGCCGAGGCGGTCACGCTGCTCACTCTGCACGCCGCCAAGGGGCTGGAGTTCCCGGTGGTCTTCCTGGTCGGCGCCGAGGACGGGCTGCTGCCGCTGCGCTGGCCCGGATCGGAGCCGGACGACGACGCGGTGGCCGAGGAGCGGCGGCTCTTCTTCGTCGGCCTGACCCGGGCGCAGGACCGCCTCTACGTCAGCCACGCCGCCCGCCGGATCCGGCAGGGCACCGAGCGCGACTGTCGCCCGTCCCCGTTCCTGGACACCATCGACCCCGGCCTGTTCGAACGCCTCGGCGAAACGGAACCCCGCCGCCCCAAGGACCGCCAGCTCCGCCTGATCTGA
- a CDS encoding metallophosphoesterase translates to MLAVLGFVATLALITGLIHLYLWKRLVRDTTTAGRWRRIGSITVLVLALLVPATMVGTRAGAYWLAWPGYVWLAVMFYLLVLLAALEIPMLVARLVLRRRVATAEPTAAAPEPALVGAAGPADPPAAAAVGQPDHDPTRRLLLARGAAIFAGLTATGLTGYGVRTALGPPQLDRVRIPLAKLPRSMDGLRIATVSDIHLGPLRGRAHTERIVAAINRLDADIVAVVGDLVDGTVAEMGEAAAPLRGLRSRYGSYFVTGNHEYYSGVEEWVREVDRLGLRVLQNRRVEIAARGGALDLAGVNDAEAEGTGLAGPPDYAAALGDRDPSRPVVLLAHQPVAAFEAAKYGVDLQLSGHTHGGQIVPFNYLVKLQQPVVSGLGEVDGTKVYVTNGAGFWGPPVRVGAEPQITLVELRSA, encoded by the coding sequence TTGTTGGCGGTTCTCGGGTTCGTCGCCACCCTGGCGCTGATCACCGGTCTGATCCACCTCTACCTGTGGAAGCGGCTGGTGCGCGACACCACCACGGCGGGTCGCTGGCGGCGGATCGGCTCGATCACGGTGCTGGTGCTCGCGCTGCTCGTACCCGCCACCATGGTGGGCACCCGCGCCGGCGCGTACTGGCTCGCCTGGCCCGGTTACGTCTGGCTCGCGGTCATGTTCTACCTGCTGGTCCTGCTGGCGGCGCTGGAGATCCCGATGCTGGTGGCCCGGCTGGTGCTGCGCCGCCGGGTCGCGACCGCGGAACCCACGGCCGCCGCCCCCGAGCCCGCCCTGGTGGGGGCCGCCGGCCCGGCCGACCCGCCGGCCGCCGCAGCGGTCGGGCAGCCGGACCACGACCCCACCCGGCGGCTGCTGCTCGCGCGTGGGGCGGCCATCTTCGCCGGGCTCACCGCCACCGGTCTGACCGGGTACGGCGTCCGCACCGCCCTCGGCCCGCCGCAGCTGGACCGGGTGCGGATCCCCCTGGCGAAGCTCCCCCGGAGCATGGACGGCCTGCGCATCGCCACGGTCTCCGACATCCACCTCGGCCCGCTGCGCGGGCGTGCGCACACCGAGCGGATCGTCGCCGCCATCAACCGGCTGGACGCCGACATCGTCGCGGTCGTCGGCGACCTGGTCGACGGCACGGTCGCCGAGATGGGTGAGGCGGCGGCGCCGCTGCGCGGCCTGCGCTCCCGGTACGGCAGCTACTTCGTCACCGGCAACCACGAGTACTACTCCGGAGTCGAGGAGTGGGTGCGGGAGGTGGACCGCCTCGGCCTGCGGGTCCTGCAGAACCGCCGGGTGGAGATCGCGGCCCGGGGCGGCGCGCTCGACCTGGCCGGGGTCAACGACGCCGAGGCCGAGGGCACCGGGCTCGCCGGGCCGCCGGACTACGCCGCCGCGCTCGGCGACCGCGACCCGAGCCGGCCGGTGGTGCTCCTCGCGCACCAGCCGGTGGCGGCGTTCGAGGCCGCGAAGTACGGCGTCGACCTGCAACTGTCCGGCCACACGCACGGCGGCCAGATCGTGCCCTTCAACTACCTCGTCAAGCTCCAGCAGCCGGTGGTCTCCGGCCTCGGCGAGGTCGACGGCACGAAGGTCTACGTCACCAACGGCGCCGGGTTCTGGGGTCCCCCGGTCCGCGTCGGCGCCGAACCGCAGATCACCCTCGTCGAGCTGCGCTCGGCATAG
- a CDS encoding MoaD/ThiS family protein encodes MPDPRPAHDAPDRAAASTLTVRFFAGARAAAGRAEETASAGGSLDDLLSELADRHGERLATVLRAASFLVDGVTCHDRRAPLPAGATIDVLPPFAGG; translated from the coding sequence GTGCCCGACCCCCGTCCCGCACACGACGCGCCCGACCGGGCTGCCGCCAGCACGCTCACCGTCCGTTTCTTCGCCGGGGCGCGGGCCGCCGCCGGCCGGGCCGAGGAGACCGCCTCCGCCGGTGGCTCGCTCGATGATCTCCTCAGCGAGCTCGCGGACCGGCACGGCGAACGGCTCGCCACCGTGCTGCGCGCGGCGAGTTTCCTGGTCGACGGCGTGACCTGTCATGATCGTCGGGCACCGCTGCCGGCGGGGGCCACGATCGACGTCCTACCGCCCTTCGCGGGCGGCTGA